The Thermococcus eurythermalis genomic sequence ACTTTAAGGAGAACACCCATATCAGTAGCACGCCGATAGGGTTGGAAGTTATAGCCCCTCCACTGCTTGGCAACACTGTTCTTTCTTTTGCTAATGAATCCGATTGAATTCATGAAATTCAACGCCTGAATACCGTAGAGGTTCAAACGGTAGATTTTAGACACGGGGACGGTACCACCCTTGACCTGATGGTATTTTTGAACAACGTTGCCGGGACGGGAATTCGCATCCCTGTCCACACCCCAGCTTGAGTAAAGGCCAAATTTAGAGATTAGCAATGTATCAATGTCCTCTAACAGGGACCGGTTAACACTGTACACAACGACCATTGGCTTCGTTCCGATAATAGTTCCATCGCCCTCAAAGTACGCTCTAAGCATCTCCGCAACAGCGTCTTTCGGCAGTGTGTAAACCAGAGAGGGAACGCGCTTTGTGTGGGCGTTGTTCCCTGCACTGAGAACTTCTGTGAAGAGCAGGTACAGAATACGCGAGCCGACTGTAACCTTTTCCCTCCGCTCGTATATCTTGAAGCCATTGCCAAAGGCATCTCTCAGTGCCCTCTTGAGGTCCTCGCGAACTTCATCGTCCGCTATCGAGAAGCTTATCTGGTAAACGCTGTTGCTTTCCCTCGCGTAGCCCTCGGCGAGGTAATAGCCAAGGACCCGCATCAGAGGCCTTATTGGGACAAAGCGCTTGACCGTCACTTTGTCCCTCTTGAAAGCGAGCCGGCAGTCGGGAACGTCTTTGATTGATAGGCCTTTCTCTTTGAGAACGTTGAGCAGTACTGAAAGCGGTAGGGAGTCCCTGCGGAGGTAATCGTATTTGACTTCAGCCCCAATCGATGAAAGCCAGTTCGAAAGTCCGCGAACCATTATGGAGTCCCAGAGGGATTTGAACTTCTCGTCAGCGAAGGCCTCCAACAGGTCAAGGTTTTCAAGGGAAACTTCTCCGAATTCAAGTCTCGGGACGAGTATTCTATCGCCCTCCTTCACCTCAAAGGCCCTCTTTTCCACGAACTTCCCGTTTTCGTAGACGAGAACCGGGTGGTCGACGGTCGTTTCGAAGCTCCTCCCGAGTTCGAGCTCGAAGCGAATCAGGTGGTCGGTGCTCGGCGCTTTTATAACGTCCTCGATGTCAGTGAGAACAACCTTCCCGCTCTCGGGGTCGAAGGAGTAGACCTTAACGTCCCTCTTCGACTTCCTTCTCACGTAGACCATGTTCTCGTAGCTTTCCCCTTCAAACAGCTCGTAGAGCTCGCGGAGAGGTATCCTCGCAGGTTTTCCATCAATCTGGACTAAGATTCTCGTATCGCCAGGGAAGCAGTTCCTCCTCTTCGCCGCATGATAATACGGGTGCGCGTAGCCGACCAGAACGTCGGAGAAGCCGATAATCCTGCCGATGATTCCGGCCGAGGTGTGGGGTGCCAAACCGATGACGAGGTGGCCTATCAAATCCTCCATCTTCTCGGCATTGTAGAACCTCGGCAGGCCGTAGAACTTCTCGAGCAGGTCATCGACGAAGCGCGCGACCTTGAGGAGGTATTTTCCGGCCTCGTAGGAGAGGATTATGTCCTGAACCTTCAGCTCGACTATCTGGTCGTCCCGCTCAAGGGGCTTGCCCTCGAAGTCGTGGGTGTAGCCAAGTTCGCGAAGCTTTTCAACGCTGACCCCTATCTCCTTCGGCTTGAAGTGCGTTATCGGGGCGTCGGTGGCGTCGAAGCGGATTGTGCCGTCCTTGAAAACGTAGACGTCGTTCTTAACCCTCAGGAGGCCCTTTTCAAGGGGCTCGGCCATTTTGTAGCCCGATGTCATACCCTTGACGCCCTTGAGCCTGTCGATGCCGTAGACCTTGACGTTGTCCATGGCCCGCCTCAGAAGTTCGGAGGGCTTTATCTCCCTCTCGGCGTAGGGCCTCAGCTCGACGTCGCAGCGCGGGCACCGGAAGCCGAACTCCTTCGCCTCGCTCTCTGGGTAGTCAACGTTGCACTTGGGGCAGTGCCAGAGGAGCTCCTTCCTCGTCCCACAGACGGGGCAGAGGTGCTCGGGGCCAACGTGTCCGCACTTAGGACACTTGAAGAAGGCTATCTCGACCTTAGCTGTTTTTCCTTCCTCAGCGGCCTTCTTAATGTCCCTGCTCTGGCCTCCCGCCAAACCAATCGGGAAGAGCACCTGAACAGGGGGCTTCATCTTCCTCTCCTTGGCCTTCTCGGGCCTGCCCATTCTGGCCCCTATCCAGCTTATTCCCCTGTCGCGGAGCTTTATCGGGTTGTTCTCGTTGATTATATCAATGACCGTGTGGAACGGCTTAGCCTTGAACTCCCATTCGAGGTTGCCGAGGGGAGTCAAGAGTGCAGAACTCCAGGGGTAGTCAACGACGATGACCTTTCTCCTGTCCTCTGTCCTCTCGAGCCTGTGGGGCAGGCCGAGGAGCTCAAGGTAGCGCTTGATTCTGGGGTCGTTGTCAAGGATTACCTTCCTCGCGAACTTCAGCTTCCGGAACTCGTCCCACTCGATTTGGGCGTTTAGTAAAGCCTTCTGGAGTTCCTCCACTTCCTCAGGCTTCAGCGTGTTCCAGTAGAGGGTGTAGTAGGGGTGGAAGGGTATGTCCAGAACCTTCGAGAGGTGTATAGCCAGCTCGACGCTCGGCCTGACCCTGAGCGGGTCTCTCAAAAGGCTTTCTAGGAAATCAGGGTCTATTTCGAGGTACTCAGCGGCCTCTTCTATTGCCTCGCGCGGGTTGTCGGAGAACGGCTTGAGCTCGACCTCGTAAAGCTCCTCGATTGCCTTCACCAGCTCCTGAACCCACCATTCCTCGACGTAGTTGGCCGGCAAAAGCGTCTGATTGTTCTCAACGAAGTCGCCGAAGTTCACGAGGGCATCTCCGACGTATAGAATCTCCTCAATCTCGTTTTTAACCCTGAGAGCCGTCTCGTAGTCGTCAACCCGTACGACGCTCCCGTCCTTGAGCTTGACTATCGGCCCCTCAACAGTCGTTGCGGGGGTAACGATACAGCCCTTTCCGGGCCTCTCGGTCTTCATCTGCGTTCCTATCGCTATGAACTCGTCGAGGATTATCATTGTGGCCGGGTTGACGCTCCACGTCGCAAAACCGCTGACCCTGCTCCTCCCGTAGCGCAGGCGGAAGCCACCGTTCTCTGAGGGTTCGGCGA encodes the following:
- a CDS encoding DNA-directed DNA polymerase II large subunit; translated protein: MGEELYSSEMKAYFESLQREIDRAYEIARKARAQGKDPSLDVEVPQATDMAGRVESLVGPPGVAERIRELVKEYGKELAALKVVDEIIEGKFGDLGSKEKYAEQAVRTALAILTEGIVSAPLEGIADVKIKRNTWADNSEYLALYYAGPIRSSGGTAQALSVLVGDYVRKKLGLDRFKPSEEHIERMVEEIDLYHRAVTRLQYHPEADEVRLAMRNIPIEITGEETDKVEVSHRNVPGVETNHLRGGAILVLAEGVLQKAKKLVKYIDKMGIEGWDWIKEFVEAKEKGASVESSPSEDSKAEDSGAKEEIVEKVEKGFYYELYEKFKANIAPNKKYTKEIIGGRPLFAEPSENGGFRLRYGRSRVSGFATWSVNPATMIILDEFIAIGTQMKTERPGKGCIVTPATTVEGPIVKLKDGSVVRVDDYETALRVKNEIEEILYVGDALVNFGDFVENNQTLLPANYVEEWWVQELVKAIEELYEVELKPFSDNPREAIEEAAEYLEIDPDFLESLLRDPLRVRPSVELAIHLSKVLDIPFHPYYTLYWNTLKPEEVEELQKALLNAQIEWDEFRKLKFARKVILDNDPRIKRYLELLGLPHRLERTEDRRKVIVVDYPWSSALLTPLGNLEWEFKAKPFHTVIDIINENNPIKLRDRGISWIGARMGRPEKAKERKMKPPVQVLFPIGLAGGQSRDIKKAAEEGKTAKVEIAFFKCPKCGHVGPEHLCPVCGTRKELLWHCPKCNVDYPESEAKEFGFRCPRCDVELRPYAEREIKPSELLRRAMDNVKVYGIDRLKGVKGMTSGYKMAEPLEKGLLRVKNDVYVFKDGTIRFDATDAPITHFKPKEIGVSVEKLRELGYTHDFEGKPLERDDQIVELKVQDIILSYEAGKYLLKVARFVDDLLEKFYGLPRFYNAEKMEDLIGHLVIGLAPHTSAGIIGRIIGFSDVLVGYAHPYYHAAKRRNCFPGDTRILVQIDGKPARIPLRELYELFEGESYENMVYVRRKSKRDVKVYSFDPESGKVVLTDIEDVIKAPSTDHLIRFELELGRSFETTVDHPVLVYENGKFVEKRAFEVKEGDRILVPRLEFGEVSLENLDLLEAFADEKFKSLWDSIMVRGLSNWLSSIGAEVKYDYLRRDSLPLSVLLNVLKEKGLSIKDVPDCRLAFKRDKVTVKRFVPIRPLMRVLGYYLAEGYARESNSVYQISFSIADDEVREDLKRALRDAFGNGFKIYERREKVTVGSRILYLLFTEVLSAGNNAHTKRVPSLVYTLPKDAVAEMLRAYFEGDGTIIGTKPMVVVYSVNRSLLEDIDTLLISKFGLYSSWGVDRDANSRPGNVVQKYHQVKGGTVPVSKIYRLNLYGIQALNFMNSIGFISKRKNSVAKQWRGYNFQPYRRATDMGVLLKVRSVEFIQSPDDVVYSLSASKYHTIIISNNITTANCDGDEDAVMLLLDALLNFSKYYLPEKRGGKMDAPLVVTTRLDPREVDSEVHNMDVVRYYPLEFYEATYEMKSPKEVKFIERVEDRLGKPEMYEGIKFTHDTDDIGLGPKMSLYKQLGDMVEKVERQLALAERIRAVDEHHVAETILNSHLIPDLRGNLRSFTRQEFRCVKCNTKYRRPPLIGCCPKCGGKIVLTVSKGAVEKYLPTAKMLVTRYKVKDYTRQRICLTEKDIKTLFETVLPEKQRTLLGFSADVCEKMIRERTGSSNGKNGYLDGFNGKDGKARKAKAENEVERERKPKAEKSRDLKKEVKREKAKAKRKKRISLDEFFGS